In the Ctenopharyngodon idella isolate HZGC_01 chromosome 4, HZGC01, whole genome shotgun sequence genome, one interval contains:
- the LOC127510660 gene encoding CD209 antigen-like yields the protein MEPGIFYVRFDNKDTEGTTGPNTKTPSCCQDEGKAQKRRGSRCLVLMTVCLGLICVLLLAYIILQYFSITAVTNLFKSYKNTVEEFNQTINSLQDNYTDLMIEKDQLQNIINSLTQKKQELETRVNNLTAEKSRLLESFDSLSQKKLELENRVNNLTAEKSQLQNSFNSLSQKKLELETRVSNLTAEKSQLQRSVDFLSQKKLELETRVNDLTAEKSQLQSTINALNQKILELESKVTSLSTELKEAYEKGYRWGSGWIFLSNVLSSWSESRQYCRNIGADLIIINSEEKQRFINSIIKERAWIGLNDIQQEGTMKWVNDSPLKQGFWFTGEPNDVGGNEDCIEHIPYPQYPTQTWNDLPCSDRRKAICEK from the exons ATGGAACCAGGAATCTTTTATGTACGTTTTGACAATAAAGATACTGAGGGCACAACTGGTCCCAACACCAAGACACCAAGTTGCTGCCAGGATGAAGGAAAAGCTCAAAAGCGCA GAGGAAGCAGATGTTTGGTGTTGATGACAGTGTGTCTTGGGCTCATTTGTGTTCTTCTGCTGGCCTACATCATACTGCAGTACTTCTCCATCACAGCAGTGACAAACCTGTTCAAGAGTTACAAGAACACAGTCGAAGAGTTCAATCAGACGATAAACAGCTTACAGGACAATTACACTGATCTAATGATTGAAAAGGACCAACTGCAGAACATCATCAACTCTTTGACTCAGAAGAAACAGGAGTTGGAGACCAGAGTCAATAATCTTACTGCCGAGAAAAGCCGGTTACTGGAAAGCTTTGACTCTTTGAGTCAGAAGAAACTGGAGTTGGAGAACAGAGTCAATAATCTCACTGCCGAGAAAAGCCAGTTACAGAACAGTTTCAACTCTTTGAGTCAGAAGAAACTTGAGCTGGAGACCAGAGTCAGTAATCTCACTGCTGAGAAAAGCCAGTTACAGAGAAGTGTTGACTTTTTGAGTCAGAAGAAACTTGAGCTGGAGACCAGAGTCAATGATCTCACTGCTGAGAAAAGCCAGTTACAGAGCACCATTAACGCTTTGAATCAGAAGATACTGGAGTTAGAAAGCAAAGTCACATCTTTGAGTACTGAACTTAAAGAAGCTTATGAAAAAG GATACCGGTGGGGTTCAGGTTGGATTTTCTTATCCAATGTATTGAGCTCCTGGTCTGAGAGCAGGCAGTACTGCAGGAATATAGGTGCTGACCTGATCATTATCAACAGTGAAGAGAAGCAG AGGTTTATAAATTCAATAATCAAGGAGAGAGCATGGATCGGTTTGAATGACATACAGCAGGAGGGCACCATGAAATGGGTGAATGATTCACCACTGAAACAAGG GTTTTGGTTCACAGGTGAGCCGAATGATGTGGGTGGAAATGAGGATTGTATTGAACATATCCCATATCCCCAATATCCCACCCAGACCTGGAATGATCTCCCATGCTCCGACAGGAGAAAAGCGATTTGTGAGAAATAG
- the LOC127510658 gene encoding gastrula zinc finger protein XlCGF8.2DB-like, with product MAFIKEESEDIKIEETFRVKHEDTEEQTDLMPLKVESEVLNDMEEKDQYEKCHAFITREKSFSCSETEKTSSRKTAQKTGNESCFTCFQCGKCFSQHENLTVHMGIHTGESPYACQQCGKSFTQKGTLNRHIRIHTGESTFTCQQCGKNFAQKGNLKKHMRIHTGEKPYSCRLCGKSFTAALNLRYHMNRHSGEKPFRCDQCEKRFTRKVHFNNHMKIHSRENCFVCHQCGKSFPEKGNLKIHMRLHTGEKPYTCPQCGKSFTYKKSLDAHMRNHTGENPFTCQLCGKSFTQKGNLKIHMGIHTGESSYTCQQCGNSFTQKGTLNRHMRIHTGENPFTCQKCGKSFTQKGNLKKHENSHRREAIYLQAVWKEFHGTAKP from the exons atggcgtttattaaagaggagagtgaagacatcaagattgaagaaacattcagagtgaaacatgaagatactgaggaacaaacag ACCTGATGCCACTGAAAGTGGAGAGTGAAGTACTGAATGATATGGAAGAGAAAGATCAGTATGAGAAATGTCATGCTTTCATTACTCGAGAAAAATCATTTAGTTGCTCGGAGACTGAAAAGACTTCCTCACGAAAAACAGCTCAGAAGACAGGAAATGAAAGTTGTTTCACCTGCTTTCAATGTGGAAAATGTTTCAGTCAACATGAAAACCTTACAGTCCATATgggaattcacactggagagagcccttatgcctgccaacagtgtggaaagagttttactcAAAAAGGAACCCTTAACAGGCAcataagaattcacactggagagagtactttcacctgccaacagtgcgGAAAGAATTTTGCtcaaaaaggaaaccttaaaaaacacatgagaattcacactggagagaagccttattCCTGCAGActatgtggaaagagtttcacagcAGCACTAAACCTTAGGTATCACATGAACCGTCACAGtggagaaaagccattcagaTGTGATCAGTGTGAAAAGAGATTCACACGTAAAGTACACTTTAATAACCACATGAAGATTCACTCAAGAGAGAACTGTTTTGTATGtcatcagtgtggaaaaagtttccctgaaaaaggaaaccttaaaatCCACATGAgacttcacactggagagaagccttacacatgccctcagtgtggaaagagtttcacatatAAAAAATCCCTTGATGCCCACATGAGAAATCACACTGGAGAGAACCCTTTCACCTGTCAActgtgtggaaagagcttcacTCAAAAAGGGAACCTTAAAATCCACATgggaattcacactggagagagttCTTatacctgccaacagtgtggaaatagtttcactcaaaaaggaacccttaacaggcacatgagaattcacactggagagaaccctttcacctgccaaaagtgtggaaagagcttcactcaaaaaggaaaccttaaaaaacatgagaattcacaccggagagaagccaTATACCTGCAGgctgtgtggaaagagtttcacggTACAGCTAAACCTTAG